From Saccharibacillus brassicae:
GGCTGCGTCTCGTCGATGTATTTGTTCGTCCGGCTGACGAATTGGCTGATCGCGGTCAGCGCGACAGAGAATTCCATGCCGTCCATCGCCTGCTCGACCTTGTCAACGGCCGCCGCGGCCGCTTCTTCAAGCGTCGCGTCGAACGGCGTCACCTGCCCGCGGTATTCGGGCACCTGGCCGCCGACGTATTTGTCGACCATGGCGACGGTCCGGTTCAGCAGGTTGCCGAGATCGTTCGCCAGATCCGAGTTGATCCGCTCGACGAAGCTTTCCGGCGTGAACTGCCCGTCCGAACCGAACGGCACTTCGCGCAGGACGTAGTAGCGCAGCGCGTCCAGGCCGTAGCGGTCGATCAGCTTCACCGGATCGATCACATTGCCTTTGGACTTGGACATTTTGCCTTCGCGCGTCAGGAACCAACCGTGGCCGAACACTTTTTTCGGCAGCGGGAGATCGAGCGCCATCAGCATGATCGGCCAGTAGATCGTATGGAAGCGCAGAATGTCCTTGCCGACCAGATGCACGTCCGCCGGCCAGAACTTCTCGAACAGCGCCGGATCTTTCGATCCGTAGCCGAGCGCCGTAATATAGTTCGACAGCGCGTCGATCCAGACGTAGACGACATGCTTCGGATCGCTTTTGACCGGTACGCCCCATTTGAACGTCGTCCGCGAGACGGCCAGATCTTCAAGCCCCGGCTTGATGAAGTTGTTGACCATTTCGTTTTTGCGCGATTCCGGCTGGATGAACCCCGGATTTTGTTCGTAGTAGCTCAGCAGGCGGTCGGCGTACTTGCTCATTTTGAAAAAGTAACATTCTTCCTTGACGAGTTCGACCGGATGGCCGCTTTCCGGGCTTTTGCCGGCGGTCACTTTGTTGTTCCCGTCCCGCACGACGTCGACCAGCTGCGATTCCGTGTAATACGTCTCGTCCGGAATGCTGTACCAGCCTTCGTATTCGCCTTTGTAGATGTCGCCCTGCTTGAGCAGCCGTTCGAAGATTTCCTGCACGACCGTAATATGCCGTTCTTCGGTCGTGCGGATGAAATCGTCGTACGAAATGTCGAGCTTGTCCCACAGGCTGCGAATGCCGTCGACGATGCCGTCGATGAACTGGAGCGGCGTCTGGCCGGCTTCCGCCGCTTTCTGCTCGATCTTCTGGCCGTGCTCGTCCGTTCCCGTCAGGAAACGTACGTCGTAGCCGCGCAGCCGCTTGTAACGCGACATCGCGTCGGCAGCTACCGTCGTGTACGTGTGCCCGATATGCAACTTGCCGCTCGGGTAGTAGATCGGCGTCGTAATGTAAAAGCTTTTGTTATTCGTCATGCTCGCTTCTCTCCTCTGATTCGTAAATTGTGCCGCGGCAAGCCGCGTGCGCCGGAGCGGAAGACATCAAAAAGACCCCCGCCCCATCAATGGGACGAGAGCCGGAAGCTCGCGCGGTACCACCCACATTCCCTTCGTTCTCGCGAATCGAAGGCTCTGCCGGTCGCATTCGACCGTCCATTAACGCTGGAACACGCTCTGCGCTCGCGAATCGCTTGCGCAAAGTTCCTCCCGGACCATCTTCAAAGGGTTTCCCAGACCGGTTTGCAGCGCCTGACCCGGTTCTCTGCTGCTGGTTCCGCCTTCTACTCATCCGTTCTTCGGATTTCATATTGGATCTTCGTAAGATCTACGATATTAGAAAATATACCGAAAAAAAGCCCGCAGTGTCAAGCCTTCAGGCCTGCGTACTGCGGACTTCGTTCGATTGTTCGCTTTCCGGCGCCTGCGCCCGGAGATCACGCTCCGGCCGGGGAGGCACCGGATCGTAACCGCCCGCATGCAGCGGATGGCACTTGGAGATCCGTTTGGCGGCCAGCCAGCTTCCCCGCGCCGCGCCGTGCACCTCGATCGCTTCGAGCGCGTACGCCGAACAGGTCGGCACGAACCGGCAGCTCGGCGGCGTCAGCGGAGAGATGAATTTGCGATAGAAACGGATCGGTCCCTGAACCGTCCGGCGGGCGATCTTCATCGCGCTTCACGCTTCCCCGCCGCGGCACGGACCGGTTCAAGCGAAGCTTCTTCGCGGCAGTCCTTGCAGTAGCCGAACACTTCGAACTTGTGCTTGACTACCTGGAAGTCGTCGGGCGATTCCGTCAGCTGCATCGGACAGAACGTAATCGGATACGTCTTCTCGCACTGCAAACAGATCATATGATGGTGATGGTGGTCTTCGCTGCAGTGCAGCTTGAACTTCACGCCTTCTTCGAACACGATCTGCTCCAGAACGCCAAGCTCCTGCATCACCCGCAGATTGCGGTAGACCGTATCGAAGCTGAGTCCTTTGTATTTTTGTCCCATATAGTCATAGACGTCTTTGGCGGACAGATAACCCGGCGCCTCGGCGAACAACTTGGCCAGCGTCTTGCGCTGATCCGTAATTCGAAGCCCCTGCTCCGCCATGATCTCGATAATGCGTTCCATTGAAAGCATCGGTGAACCCTCGCCTCCTGCCTGTAGCGGCTTTTTCCTGTGCGGCATACGCTGCTTTATTCGTAATGCCCTGCATTAATAATGCCCCAAAACCGGTACGGAGTCAATGTCGGCGCTTCTCCCGGCACGGCGCAAAGCCCGGTTCCGAAAAATCGGAAACCGGGCTTTGCTTCAGTGCTTTTTGCTTGTCGTTCTCGGCGCATGCCGCTTGGAACCGTCAAGCTTCCGGCCGTTACTGCTTGAGCGCAGGCAGCGGCGAGAAGATCAGGTTGACGGCCAGGTTGCTGCCCGGAGCCGGCGTGAATTCGAGATCCAGACTCTCGGTCGAAGCGCCGGTGCGGTAGACGACGCCGGTCTCGCTCGACGTGTTCAGCGCGGAGCCGACGAGGCCGAGGCTTTGCGCGGACAATTCGACGAGCTGCCCGTTCACGGTGATCCAGCCGGCATATTTGCCGCCGCGGCCGTTGAACGTGATCAGCGTGTTCGGCGCCACTTTGTCCAGGTGGATTTTGTACAGAACGCCGAAGTTGCCCGCGTTCGATTCCGGCGTATTGTTCGGCGCGTCGGTGCCGGTGAGGTTCGGGTCGTCGTTGTTGTCGCCGATGATCAGCTTGCTCGGCGTCGTGCCGCCAACCGGCTCGTAGACGTCGACGATTTTGGTCGCCAGCGGATACGTGCCGCGGTTATGGACGCCGTCGCGCGGAGCGGTCGTCAGCGTCTTGGCCGCTTCGTAAGGATCCAGCTTCGGATCGATCATGAGCGTGCTGTA
This genomic window contains:
- the metG gene encoding methionine--tRNA ligase, with product MTNNKSFYITTPIYYPSGKLHIGHTYTTVAADAMSRYKRLRGYDVRFLTGTDEHGQKIEQKAAEAGQTPLQFIDGIVDGIRSLWDKLDISYDDFIRTTEERHITVVQEIFERLLKQGDIYKGEYEGWYSIPDETYYTESQLVDVVRDGNNKVTAGKSPESGHPVELVKEECYFFKMSKYADRLLSYYEQNPGFIQPESRKNEMVNNFIKPGLEDLAVSRTTFKWGVPVKSDPKHVVYVWIDALSNYITALGYGSKDPALFEKFWPADVHLVGKDILRFHTIYWPIMLMALDLPLPKKVFGHGWFLTREGKMSKSKGNVIDPVKLIDRYGLDALRYYVLREVPFGSDGQFTPESFVERINSDLANDLGNLLNRTVAMVDKYVGGQVPEYRGQVTPFDATLEEAAAAAVDKVEQAMDGMEFSVALTAISQFVSRTNKYIDETQPWVIAKDESCAGELESVMLHLIESLRIASLLLQPFLTRAPKLIWTQLGIAGDEAAAWRSWDSLRTFSVIAAGTKLQKGDPIFPRLDAEVEVASIVEAMSGGKPAAAAAPEQAKPASEPVEAPEAKEEIGIEDFGKVELRVAQVIACEPVKKADKLLKLQLDLGFEQRQVVSGIAKFYTPEELIGRKVICVTNLKPVKLRGEESRGMILAASHGDQLTLATVPDSMPNGALVK
- the yidD gene encoding membrane protein insertion efficiency factor YidD encodes the protein MKIARRTVQGPIRFYRKFISPLTPPSCRFVPTCSAYALEAIEVHGAARGSWLAAKRISKCHPLHAGGYDPVPPRPERDLRAQAPESEQSNEVRSTQA
- a CDS encoding Fur family transcriptional regulator translates to MLSMERIIEIMAEQGLRITDQRKTLAKLFAEAPGYLSAKDVYDYMGQKYKGLSFDTVYRNLRVMQELGVLEQIVFEEGVKFKLHCSEDHHHHHMICLQCEKTYPITFCPMQLTESPDDFQVVKHKFEVFGYCKDCREEASLEPVRAAAGKREAR